One Lysobacter enzymogenes DNA segment encodes these proteins:
- a CDS encoding class I SAM-dependent methyltransferase: MAYQSFGEEKGDSDSATKLLALALPEDLTGKRFLDIGCNEGFFCLEAIRRGAAHAVGIDLDASVLERARARARGLPIDYRNGDWWELPQGPFDVILMSSALHYERRPKELMAEIARRLSPGGVFILEAGVYARSDEKMWVEVQRHDGALRFPTRRMLVEDILSSMAVRYIGPSVSQSGDPLGRQVFHCWKRRPTAIVLSGDSGQGKTYLASLLAAHSAAARIDHDHILALIARDEFASRDELVREIVARFRVDKIYRLVSELVAEGRGAAYGRLLANYVPSEIDLVVVEGFGFQFDEIMDSFVERLQAQSFVVWRAGRCGA; encoded by the coding sequence ATGGCATACCAGAGTTTTGGCGAAGAAAAGGGCGATTCGGATTCGGCGACGAAGCTCTTGGCGCTCGCGCTTCCCGAAGACCTCACCGGCAAACGTTTCCTGGACATTGGCTGCAACGAAGGGTTCTTTTGCCTCGAGGCCATTCGGCGCGGCGCTGCGCATGCCGTCGGTATCGATCTGGATGCTTCGGTTCTGGAACGCGCGCGCGCGCGCGCGCGCGGACTTCCGATCGACTATCGAAATGGCGATTGGTGGGAACTTCCGCAGGGCCCCTTCGATGTGATCCTCATGTCCAGCGCCCTGCACTACGAGCGTCGGCCGAAGGAACTGATGGCCGAGATAGCGCGTCGGCTATCCCCTGGCGGAGTGTTCATTCTGGAGGCCGGAGTCTATGCGCGCAGCGACGAGAAGATGTGGGTCGAAGTGCAAAGGCACGACGGCGCGCTTCGGTTCCCCACGCGCAGGATGCTGGTGGAGGACATCCTGTCCAGCATGGCGGTGCGTTATATCGGCCCGAGCGTGTCCCAAAGCGGGGATCCGCTTGGGCGCCAGGTGTTTCATTGCTGGAAGCGGCGGCCTACGGCGATCGTGCTGTCCGGAGATTCCGGCCAAGGCAAGACGTACTTGGCCTCGCTGCTGGCGGCGCATTCGGCGGCGGCCCGCATCGACCACGATCATATTCTCGCCTTGATCGCACGAGACGAATTCGCCAGCCGCGACGAACTGGTTCGGGAGATCGTGGCGCGCTTTCGCGTAGACAAGATTTATCGCCTGGTGTCCGAGCTGGTTGCGGAAGGAAGGGGGGCGGCGTACGGACGCTTGCTGGCGAATTATGTCCCTTCCGAGATAGACCTGGTCGTGGTGGAAGGATTCGGCTTCCAGTTCGACGAAATCATGGATTCATTCGTCGAGCGATTGCAGGCGCAGTCGTTCGTGGTCTGGCGCGCCGGCCGCTGCGGAGCCTGA
- a CDS encoding methyltransferase domain-containing protein: MKQLRLLVPANDEHFDESAYLRANPDVAQAVAAGILASGREHFELFGRNEGRSQRLAVPQEWKAAKLAHIRSCLSRPAAARCGTGLIDCLDHDLRERWGVVATENVSAHEYDSRALALIERHRKGWVLDCGAGLRNTYYAHVVNAEIVEYDSTDILAIAERLPFRDACFDAVLSLNVLEHVKDPFAAARELIRVLRPGGELLCVAPFLQPLHGYPHHYFNMTREGLASLFAALSDHRFEIYGAMHPVWAMQWFLARYSQGLPQAQRQRFEAMTVSQLLAPAAQLELDEIATELDEACRTELASAHALHARKPQ, translated from the coding sequence ATGAAGCAGCTACGTTTGCTGGTCCCGGCCAACGACGAGCATTTCGACGAAAGCGCCTATCTGCGGGCCAATCCAGATGTAGCGCAGGCCGTGGCCGCGGGCATCCTCGCCAGCGGACGCGAGCATTTCGAACTGTTCGGCCGCAACGAGGGGCGCAGCCAGCGCTTGGCCGTGCCCCAGGAGTGGAAAGCAGCCAAACTTGCGCATATCCGCTCCTGCCTCAGCCGCCCCGCTGCCGCTCGCTGCGGCACGGGCTTGATCGATTGCCTCGACCACGACCTGCGCGAACGTTGGGGCGTGGTAGCCACCGAGAACGTCAGCGCGCACGAATACGACAGCCGCGCCCTGGCCTTGATCGAACGCCACCGCAAAGGGTGGGTGCTCGACTGCGGCGCCGGGCTGCGCAACACCTACTACGCGCATGTGGTCAACGCGGAAATAGTCGAATACGACAGTACCGACATCCTGGCGATAGCGGAACGGTTGCCCTTCCGCGACGCCTGTTTCGACGCCGTGCTGAGCCTGAACGTGCTCGAACATGTGAAAGACCCTTTCGCCGCGGCGCGCGAGTTGATCCGAGTTCTGCGCCCCGGCGGCGAGCTTCTGTGCGTAGCGCCGTTTCTCCAGCCCTTGCACGGCTATCCGCACCACTACTTCAACATGACGCGCGAGGGACTGGCCAGTCTATTCGCCGCACTCAGCGATCATCGCTTCGAAATCTACGGCGCCATGCATCCGGTCTGGGCGATGCAATGGTTCCTCGCTCGCTACTCGCAAGGCTTACCGCAAGCCCAACGCCAACGCTTCGAAGCGATGACGGTGTCCCAGCTGCTCGCCCCGGCCGCTCAACTGGAGCTCGACGAGATCGCCACCGAACTCGACGAAGCCTGCCGCACCGAGCTCGCCAGCGCGCACGCGCTGCATGCACGCAAGCCGCAATGA
- a CDS encoding class I SAM-dependent methyltransferase: protein MKLPDFLTSYRKQSHRLLAQHDEATAMSLAVGGDFETVGVLEFCLLKSLGLRPEQTVVDVGCGSGRLAVQLKDYLSGRYVGLDVVPELHAYARRRCARQDWSFQTATGTVIPEPDRSADFVVFFSVFTHLTHEQTYRYLREAKRVLRPGGTIVFSFLEFALPTHWFIFEHSVADDREDKVLNQFMDRDMIHAFCAHLDLHVERIVDGHIPSIPLDRSIRWADGRESSGMGELGQSICSLKLK, encoded by the coding sequence ATGAAGCTTCCCGACTTCCTGACCAGCTATCGCAAACAAAGCCATCGCCTGTTGGCGCAGCACGACGAAGCCACCGCGATGTCCCTGGCGGTTGGAGGCGATTTCGAGACCGTCGGCGTTCTGGAATTCTGCCTACTGAAAAGCCTCGGCCTGCGACCTGAGCAAACTGTCGTCGACGTAGGCTGCGGCAGCGGCCGCCTTGCGGTGCAACTCAAGGATTACCTAAGCGGTCGCTACGTGGGCCTCGATGTCGTTCCGGAACTCCACGCTTATGCGCGCAGGCGATGCGCCCGCCAAGACTGGAGTTTCCAAACCGCGACAGGGACCGTCATTCCGGAGCCGGATCGCAGCGCCGACTTCGTCGTCTTCTTTTCGGTGTTCACCCACCTTACCCACGAACAGACCTACCGCTATCTAAGGGAAGCCAAGCGCGTGCTGCGCCCAGGCGGGACCATCGTGTTCTCGTTTCTCGAGTTCGCGCTTCCCACGCACTGGTTCATCTTCGAGCATTCCGTTGCCGACGATCGCGAAGACAAGGTACTCAACCAGTTCATGGATCGGGACATGATCCACGCCTTCTGCGCCCACTTGGATCTCCATGTAGAACGCATCGTCGACGGCCATATTCCGAGCATCCCGCTCGATCGCTCCATCCGCTGGGCCGATGGCCGAGAAAGCAGCGGCATGGGCGAACTCGGCCAGTCCATCTGCTCGCTCAAGCTGAAGTAA
- a CDS encoding DUF6053 domain-containing protein, which translates to MGGPSGPTLFSQVTAIRNKSIGPEGPTTK; encoded by the coding sequence GTGGGAGGGCCTTCAGGCCCGACGCTTTTCTCTCAGGTCACCGCGATCCGAAACAAGAGCATCGGGCCTGAAGGCCCTACCACAAAATAG
- a CDS encoding NUDIX hydrolase, translating to MTADRDHSAQHEPVETIYNGQWLRMMRRGHWEYAERTHGKGMAVIIIAVTPDDNILFVEQFRVPLNARTIEMPAGLVGDDHAHDTLESAAARELIEETGWEPRRVEVLLTGPTSAGMSSERIAFVRASDLHRVGPGGGVAGEDIVVHEVPRADAPTWLMARQAEGYELDLKLWAGLWMIERNPDGSAAKS from the coding sequence ATGACCGCAGATCGAGATCATTCCGCCCAGCACGAACCCGTGGAAACCATCTACAACGGCCAGTGGCTGCGGATGATGCGGCGCGGCCATTGGGAGTACGCCGAGCGCACCCACGGCAAGGGCATGGCGGTGATCATCATCGCGGTCACTCCCGACGACAACATCCTGTTCGTCGAACAGTTCCGCGTCCCGCTCAACGCCCGCACCATCGAAATGCCGGCCGGCTTGGTCGGCGACGACCACGCCCACGACACCCTGGAATCGGCCGCCGCGCGCGAATTGATCGAGGAAACCGGCTGGGAACCGCGCCGGGTCGAAGTCCTGCTGACCGGCCCGACCTCGGCCGGCATGAGCAGCGAACGCATCGCCTTCGTCCGCGCCAGCGACCTGCACCGCGTCGGCCCCGGCGGCGGCGTCGCCGGCGAGGACATCGTCGTCCACGAAGTCCCGCGCGCGGACGCGCCGACCTGGCTGATGGCGCGGCAAGCGGAGGGGTATGAGTTGGATCTGAAGCTGTGGGCGGGGCTTTGGATGATCGAGCGCAATCCGGATGGGTCGGCGGCGAAAAGCTGA
- a CDS encoding DUF1631 family protein yields MSGHLHGVVHNTRADPARVLEELKRQTLEQLGGLPGSLYGPIEDALKADSLKGDGRNHQFEDQAALWVLRQQQASHVMAFRQQIGQGFEAFRAPGAAVGGVGGSPLQLVGEQQLAFDLDGERLVELLEQRYQRPLEMVRARLQMLAQAMGAPEGVNPVGPYRLIKAFTSVYTEAQVTESLRMRLFRQYEQELARLLGDMYARLNQVLATAGYGMATGAPPAGPARAAAEERRDRNTLDGVFDTVPHREAAASVPHDYQQGSYPPAPGQGSGYAAQGGAVSQVEVAAMAAELAELRTQLHAWREGLIKGGGLPPGQQPQRTMAQRRELRVDEVVGMASLLQPEPPDAFARALAVSGRLGETIRDQLFDGARRLGFNPDQTCFSPEEDDAIDLVALLFDSLFRNHALQDRARRVYARLVMPYVKVALTDNAVFVKREHPARRLLDAITEACEGNDGETPQDRDLLERASDISQRIVSDYNEDLAVFELAHAELDAMLAQHRRRIELQEQRAAKATYGRERLGAARSQADQAVRERIADGKLTSAVADFISTPWRHHLVQVLLRENEDPKRRAQAMALGDALVMADKLAAENRGRELADQLLALQPIIIQCLSSSGLDESAAQHAMAGLVRALATPDKERADHPQPSAAEVEEDVAEERRRYLADDAAQGGHDPLLAERMRQLEPGDWLRLTSLQGETVAVKVAWLSPLTSRLLLVNRRGVRALVASAEELAMLAASGRLVVGAERTAFDEAMRQVRRHLDRVI; encoded by the coding sequence GTGTCCGGTCACTTGCACGGCGTCGTTCACAACACGCGGGCAGATCCTGCACGCGTGCTCGAAGAACTCAAACGACAGACGCTCGAGCAACTCGGGGGGCTGCCCGGTTCCCTGTACGGACCGATCGAGGATGCCCTCAAGGCCGATTCGCTCAAGGGCGACGGCCGCAACCACCAGTTCGAAGACCAGGCCGCATTGTGGGTCCTGCGCCAGCAACAGGCCAGCCATGTCATGGCGTTCCGCCAGCAGATCGGCCAGGGCTTCGAGGCGTTCCGCGCGCCCGGCGCGGCGGTCGGCGGGGTCGGCGGTTCGCCGCTGCAACTGGTCGGCGAGCAGCAACTGGCGTTCGATCTCGACGGCGAGCGCCTGGTCGAACTGCTGGAGCAGCGCTACCAGCGCCCGCTGGAAATGGTGCGCGCGCGCCTGCAGATGCTGGCCCAGGCGATGGGCGCGCCGGAAGGCGTCAACCCGGTCGGCCCGTATCGCCTGATCAAGGCCTTCACCTCGGTCTATACCGAAGCCCAGGTCACCGAAAGCCTGCGCATGCGGCTGTTCCGCCAGTACGAACAGGAGCTGGCGCGCCTGCTCGGCGACATGTACGCGCGCCTCAACCAGGTGCTCGCCACCGCCGGCTACGGCATGGCCACCGGCGCGCCGCCGGCCGGCCCGGCGCGCGCGGCGGCCGAAGAGCGCCGCGACCGCAACACGCTCGACGGCGTGTTCGACACCGTTCCGCATCGCGAGGCCGCAGCGTCCGTGCCGCACGACTATCAACAAGGATCGTATCCGCCCGCACCGGGCCAGGGCTCCGGCTACGCGGCGCAGGGCGGGGCGGTGTCGCAGGTGGAAGTGGCGGCGATGGCGGCCGAACTGGCCGAACTGCGCACCCAACTGCATGCCTGGCGCGAGGGGCTGATCAAGGGCGGCGGCCTGCCGCCCGGACAGCAGCCGCAGCGCACCATGGCCCAGCGCCGCGAACTGCGCGTGGACGAAGTGGTCGGCATGGCCTCGCTGTTGCAGCCCGAGCCGCCGGATGCGTTCGCGCGCGCGCTGGCGGTGTCCGGGCGCCTGGGCGAGACCATCCGCGACCAGCTCTTCGACGGCGCGCGCCGGCTCGGCTTCAATCCCGACCAGACCTGCTTCAGCCCCGAGGAAGACGACGCGATCGACCTGGTCGCGCTGTTGTTCGACTCGCTGTTCCGCAACCACGCCCTGCAGGACCGCGCCCGCCGCGTGTACGCGCGGTTGGTGATGCCCTACGTCAAGGTCGCGCTGACCGACAACGCGGTGTTCGTCAAGCGCGAACACCCCGCGCGGCGCCTGCTCGATGCGATCACCGAGGCCTGCGAAGGCAACGACGGCGAGACGCCGCAGGACCGCGACCTGCTCGAACGCGCGTCGGACATCTCCCAGCGCATCGTTTCCGACTACAACGAAGACTTGGCGGTGTTCGAGCTGGCCCACGCCGAGCTCGACGCGATGCTGGCCCAGCACCGCCGCCGGATCGAATTGCAGGAACAGCGCGCGGCCAAGGCCACCTACGGCCGCGAGCGCCTCGGCGCCGCGCGCAGCCAGGCCGACCAGGCGGTGCGCGAGCGCATCGCCGACGGCAAGCTGACCTCGGCGGTGGCCGATTTCATTTCCACGCCCTGGCGCCACCACCTGGTGCAGGTGCTGCTGCGCGAGAACGAAGACCCCAAGCGCCGCGCCCAGGCGATGGCGCTGGGCGATGCGCTGGTGATGGCCGACAAGCTCGCCGCCGAAAACCGCGGCCGCGAGCTGGCCGACCAGTTGCTGGCGCTGCAGCCGATCATCATCCAGTGCCTGTCGTCCTCGGGCCTGGACGAAAGCGCCGCCCAGCACGCCATGGCCGGGCTGGTGCGGGCGCTGGCGACGCCGGACAAGGAGCGCGCCGATCATCCGCAGCCCAGCGCCGCCGAAGTCGAGGAGGACGTGGCCGAGGAACGCCGCCGCTACCTCGCCGACGACGCCGCCCAGGGCGGCCACGACCCGCTGCTGGCCGAACGCATGCGCCAGCTCGAACCCGGCGACTGGCTGCGCCTGACCAGCCTGCAGGGCGAGACCGTTGCGGTGAAGGTCGCCTGGCTCAGCCCGCTGACCTCGCGCCTGCTGCTGGTCAACCGCCGCGGCGTGCGCGCCCTGGTCGCCTCGGCCGAGGAACTGGCGATGCTGGCCGCCTCCGGCCGGCTGGTGGTCGGCGCCGAGCGCACCGCGTTCGATGAGGCGATGCGGCAGGTGCGGCGCCATCTGGATCGCGTTATTTGA
- a CDS encoding nitroreductase family protein — protein sequence MPTSDPTLLAALDRRRSVPAKQLSEPGPDESDLQRMLAAAVRVPDHGKRVPFRFLTLQGDARHVLGERVAARGIERFPDAGPASVEKDRGRFSYAPLIVAVIAQLGPDEKIPELERTLTAGCVCFALLQAAQALGYGAVWLTGWPAYDEQVERWLGVQAHERIVGFIHIGTAKLEAPERERPDPLALTQAWSP from the coding sequence ATGCCTACCTCCGACCCCACCCTCCTCGCCGCCCTCGACCGCCGCCGTTCGGTGCCCGCCAAGCAGTTGTCCGAGCCCGGACCGGACGAATCCGACCTCCAGCGTATGTTGGCGGCGGCGGTGCGCGTGCCCGACCACGGCAAGCGCGTGCCGTTCCGCTTCCTGACCCTGCAAGGCGACGCCCGCCACGTGCTCGGCGAGCGCGTCGCCGCGCGCGGCATCGAGCGTTTTCCCGATGCCGGCCCGGCCTCGGTGGAGAAAGACCGCGGCCGTTTCTCGTACGCGCCGCTGATCGTCGCCGTCATCGCCCAGCTCGGCCCGGACGAGAAGATCCCCGAGCTCGAACGCACCCTCACCGCCGGCTGCGTCTGCTTCGCCCTGCTGCAGGCCGCGCAGGCACTCGGTTACGGCGCGGTGTGGCTGACCGGCTGGCCGGCCTACGACGAACAGGTCGAGCGCTGGCTCGGCGTGCAGGCGCACGAACGCATCGTCGGCTTCATCCACATCGGCACCGCCAAGCTCGAAGCGCCCGAGCGCGAACGTCCGGACCCGCTCGCGCTGACCCAGGCCTGGTCGCCGTGA
- a CDS encoding glycosyltransferase family 61 protein: MNSAQVGSLQRKLAAGDLVDSHDGLPLDRVDVSQRDEGETIAGEPAVDVRMRGPEFVLGVAEDPSCLTGVAEATLKVPEKRVRRFSDARVIGWRSLLSRRGFFSSAQNYLHGDSGEFFATAHEGFAACGGTLHHVSSGSHRLVMGGDTLFLSGLEAGNYGSFLFRFLPKLLLFRELGVHVDRVVVPDRSSFVSQAAAWAGFGEAQLISVREAVSIVFERLYAIDDFEAEGALCASTRRRLENLTSRHADRPAGGRRIYVSRYLSSGYRPGYRPLRNELEIQRAMTRLGLEVAYPELMSFEQQMAMFAQARMLVGPSGSGMLNAMFAPDGCGVLDLESYTTTVRQHAKIYGSCGHRYGFCFGRYADDREVPGFMRGWTVDPALVTAGLERLS, encoded by the coding sequence TTGAACAGCGCCCAGGTTGGTTCGTTGCAGCGCAAGTTGGCGGCTGGAGATCTGGTCGATAGCCACGATGGCTTGCCGCTGGATCGGGTAGATGTTTCGCAGCGCGACGAAGGCGAGACGATTGCGGGCGAGCCTGCTGTCGACGTCCGGATGCGCGGCCCCGAGTTCGTTTTGGGCGTTGCGGAGGACCCGTCGTGCCTGACCGGCGTGGCCGAAGCCACGCTCAAGGTTCCGGAGAAGCGGGTACGGCGATTTTCCGACGCGCGGGTGATCGGCTGGCGCAGTCTGCTGAGTCGACGGGGCTTCTTTTCCAGCGCGCAGAATTATCTGCATGGGGATTCGGGCGAATTCTTCGCCACCGCTCATGAAGGCTTCGCCGCCTGCGGCGGCACGTTACACCATGTTTCCTCCGGGTCGCATCGATTGGTGATGGGCGGCGATACGTTGTTCCTCAGCGGCCTGGAAGCCGGGAACTATGGTTCCTTCCTGTTCCGCTTCCTGCCCAAACTGCTTTTGTTTCGCGAACTCGGCGTGCATGTCGACCGCGTGGTGGTTCCGGACAGGTCTTCATTCGTTTCGCAGGCCGCGGCCTGGGCGGGGTTCGGCGAGGCGCAACTGATTTCGGTGCGCGAAGCCGTCAGCATCGTATTCGAACGTTTGTACGCGATCGACGATTTCGAGGCCGAGGGCGCGCTGTGCGCGTCGACAAGGCGGCGGCTCGAAAACCTGACCTCCCGCCATGCCGACCGTCCGGCCGGCGGGCGACGGATCTATGTTTCGCGCTACCTCAGCAGCGGGTATCGTCCCGGTTACCGGCCGTTACGCAACGAACTGGAAATACAGCGGGCCATGACGCGCCTCGGTTTGGAGGTGGCCTATCCTGAGCTGATGAGTTTCGAACAGCAGATGGCGATGTTCGCGCAGGCGCGGATGTTGGTCGGTCCGTCGGGGTCGGGGATGCTCAATGCGATGTTCGCGCCGGATGGTTGCGGCGTTCTGGACCTGGAGAGCTATACGACCACCGTCCGCCAACATGCGAAGATCTATGGCAGTTGCGGGCATCGCTACGGATTCTGCTTCGGGCGCTACGCGGACGATCGCGAGGTGCCTGGCTTCATGCGCGGGTGGACCGTGGATCCGGCTTTGGTGACCGCCGGTCTGGAGCGTTTGTCGTGA
- a CDS encoding 5'-3' exonuclease encodes MTSPPAPAAQTPVYLVDASLYVFRAWHSIPDDFQDAEGWPSNAVHGFARFLLELIERERPQHIAVAFDEALDSCFRNALYPAYKANREPAPDALKRQFGHCKALCSALGLSVLADAQYEADDLIGSALLRMRGHGYRGVIVSADKDLSQLLDAADEQWDFARGLRWTAAGVPERHGVQATQIADYLALCGDAVDNIPGVPGIGAKTAAALLGHFGSLDALLARVEEVPFLRLRGAASAAAKLRAHRDQALLCRQLTTIALDAPLADDGGRYRRGGADADTLQALCDRLRFGPMTRRRLYAAVGLDFAASQVPS; translated from the coding sequence ATGACTTCCCCGCCCGCCCCGGCCGCGCAAACGCCGGTCTACCTCGTCGACGCCAGCCTGTACGTGTTCCGCGCCTGGCATTCGATCCCCGACGACTTCCAGGACGCCGAAGGCTGGCCGAGCAACGCCGTGCACGGCTTCGCCCGCTTCCTGCTGGAGCTGATCGAGCGCGAACGGCCGCAGCACATCGCCGTGGCCTTCGACGAAGCGCTGGACTCGTGCTTCCGCAACGCGCTCTATCCGGCCTACAAGGCCAACCGCGAGCCGGCGCCGGACGCGCTCAAGCGCCAGTTCGGCCATTGCAAGGCGCTGTGCTCGGCGCTGGGCCTGAGCGTGCTGGCCGACGCGCAGTACGAGGCCGACGACCTGATCGGCAGCGCGCTGCTGCGCATGCGCGGCCACGGCTACCGCGGGGTGATCGTGTCCGCCGACAAGGATCTGTCGCAGTTGCTCGACGCCGCCGACGAGCAATGGGACTTCGCCCGCGGCCTGCGCTGGACCGCCGCCGGCGTGCCCGAGCGCCACGGCGTGCAGGCGACCCAGATCGCCGACTACCTGGCGCTGTGCGGCGACGCGGTCGACAACATCCCCGGCGTGCCCGGCATCGGCGCCAAGACCGCGGCCGCGCTGCTCGGCCACTTCGGCAGCCTCGACGCGCTGCTGGCGCGGGTCGAGGAAGTCCCGTTCCTGCGCCTGCGCGGCGCCGCCAGCGCCGCGGCCAAGCTGCGCGCGCACCGCGATCAGGCGCTGCTGTGCCGGCAACTGACCACGATCGCGCTGGACGCGCCGCTGGCCGACGACGGCGGCCGCTACCGCCGCGGCGGCGCCGACGCCGACACTCTGCAAGCGCTGTGCGACCGCCTGCGCTTCGGCCCGATGACCCGGCGCCGGCTGTACGCCGCGGTCGGGCTCGACTTCGCTGCGTCACAGGTTCCGTCGTAG
- the galE gene encoding UDP-glucose 4-epimerase GalE, with the protein MHILVCGGAGYVGSHTAYTLAQHGHEVTVLDNLSTGHRRAVRWGPLIEADLLKPESLDAAFAHPVDAVMHFAAKSLVGESVADPYEYYQHNVAGSINLLRAMRHHRVQRIVFSSTAAIFGLPSSLPIDEDHPKSPINPYGASKWMVERILADAASAYGLRSVCLRYFNAAGAAAQAGIGESHMPETHLIPNILKSALGEGTALRVFGDDYPTMDGTCVRDYVHVLDLANAHVRALEFMQTHDGAHCFNLGNGTGFSVLQAIEAVRSICGVPVAYEHAPRRPGDPAALVASSRKAREILGWSPQQCDLEQIVASAWDWHRDPAY; encoded by the coding sequence ATGCATATCCTGGTCTGCGGCGGCGCCGGCTACGTCGGCTCGCATACGGCTTACACACTTGCGCAACACGGACACGAAGTGACCGTGCTCGACAACCTGAGCACAGGACATCGTCGCGCGGTGCGCTGGGGACCGTTGATCGAGGCCGACTTGCTGAAGCCGGAATCGCTCGATGCGGCTTTCGCACACCCCGTCGACGCCGTCATGCATTTCGCTGCCAAGTCCCTGGTGGGCGAGTCGGTCGCCGATCCGTACGAGTACTACCAGCACAACGTCGCCGGCAGCATCAACCTGCTGCGGGCCATGCGTCACCACCGCGTGCAGCGCATAGTGTTTTCGTCCACCGCCGCCATCTTCGGCCTGCCGTCCTCGCTGCCGATCGACGAGGACCACCCGAAATCGCCGATCAACCCTTACGGCGCGAGCAAGTGGATGGTAGAGCGCATACTCGCCGACGCGGCCAGCGCATACGGCCTGCGTTCGGTCTGCCTGCGCTACTTCAATGCCGCAGGCGCCGCCGCCCAGGCCGGCATCGGGGAGTCGCATATGCCGGAAACGCATCTGATTCCGAACATACTGAAATCGGCGCTGGGCGAAGGCACCGCCTTACGCGTCTTCGGCGACGACTACCCGACGATGGACGGAACCTGCGTGCGGGACTATGTCCATGTACTCGACTTGGCCAACGCGCACGTTCGGGCCTTGGAGTTCATGCAGACGCACGACGGCGCGCATTGTTTCAATCTCGGCAATGGCACAGGCTTCAGCGTACTGCAAGCGATAGAAGCCGTCCGATCGATCTGCGGCGTGCCGGTCGCATACGAGCATGCGCCCAGGCGGCCGGGAGACCCCGCGGCCCTGGTCGCGTCCAGCCGCAAGGCCCGCGAGATACTGGGTTGGTCGCCTCAGCAGTGCGATCTGGAACAGATCGTCGCCAGCGCATGGGACTGGCATCGCGACCCGGCATACTGA
- a CDS encoding NAD(P) transhydrogenase subunit alpha → MSGITIGVASETAAGEQRVALTPETCKKLIARGARVRIQRGAGRGASFTDEAYVQAGAELADDAAGATAQADVVLCVQAPDGERLNLLRKGAALVGLLQPQADAARAEAIVARQLLAFPLERLPRTTRAQAMDVLSSQAGMAGYKAVLIAAQLAPRFFPMLTTAAGTIRPSRVLIVGAGVAGLQAVATAKRLGAQVEGFDVRPETREQIESLGGKFLDLGVSAAGEGGYARQLTDEERAEQQRRLGEHLKNVDVIVCTAAVPGRPAPKIVTAAMIAGMKPGSVLVDLAAETGGNCELTRPGETVDANGVTIAGPLNLASAGAVHASEMFARNVLNFVSLFVDGGELKYDWDDELLAKTVWPERKAQAQSAAA, encoded by the coding sequence ATGTCGGGCATCACGATTGGTGTGGCCAGCGAGACCGCGGCCGGCGAACAGCGCGTGGCGCTGACGCCGGAGACCTGCAAGAAACTGATCGCCCGCGGTGCGCGCGTGCGCATCCAGCGCGGCGCCGGACGCGGCGCGAGCTTCACCGACGAGGCCTACGTCCAGGCCGGCGCCGAACTGGCCGACGACGCCGCCGGCGCCACCGCCCAGGCCGACGTGGTGCTGTGCGTGCAGGCGCCCGACGGCGAGCGGCTGAACCTGCTGCGCAAAGGCGCGGCCCTGGTCGGCCTGCTGCAGCCGCAGGCCGACGCCGCGCGCGCCGAGGCCATCGTCGCGCGCCAGCTGCTGGCGTTCCCGCTGGAACGCCTGCCGCGCACCACCCGCGCCCAGGCCATGGACGTGCTCAGCTCGCAGGCCGGCATGGCCGGCTACAAGGCGGTGCTGATCGCCGCCCAACTGGCGCCGCGCTTCTTCCCGATGCTGACCACTGCCGCCGGCACCATCCGGCCCTCGCGCGTGCTGATCGTCGGCGCCGGCGTGGCCGGATTGCAGGCGGTGGCCACGGCCAAGCGCCTGGGCGCGCAGGTCGAAGGCTTCGACGTGCGGCCGGAGACGCGCGAGCAGATCGAATCGCTCGGCGGCAAGTTTCTCGACCTCGGCGTCAGTGCCGCGGGCGAGGGCGGCTACGCGCGCCAGCTCACCGACGAAGAGCGCGCCGAACAGCAGCGCCGGCTCGGCGAACACCTCAAGAACGTCGACGTGATCGTCTGCACCGCCGCGGTGCCGGGCCGTCCGGCGCCGAAGATCGTGACCGCGGCGATGATCGCCGGGATGAAGCCCGGCAGCGTGCTGGTCGACCTCGCCGCCGAGACCGGCGGCAACTGCGAACTGACCCGCCCGGGCGAGACCGTCGACGCCAACGGCGTGACCATCGCCGGCCCGCTGAACCTCGCCAGCGCCGGCGCGGTCCATGCCAGCGAGATGTTCGCGCGCAACGTGCTCAACTTCGTCAGCCTGTTCGTCGACGGCGGCGAACTCAAGTACGACTGGGACGACGAGTTGCTGGCCAAGACGGTGTGGCCGGAGCGCAAGGCGCAGGCGCAGAGCGCGGCCGCGTAG